One Roseomonas sp. OT10 DNA window includes the following coding sequences:
- a CDS encoding cobyric acid synthase, whose protein sequence is MLQGTGSSVGKSLLVAGLARAFTRRGLRVRPFKPQNMSNNAAVTEDGGEIGRAQALQARAAGVAPSVHMNPVLLKPQSEVGSQVVVQGRVYATARAREYQALKPSLLPFVLDSYARLRAEADLVLVEGAGSASEINLRAGDIANMGFARATGTPVVLVGDIDRGGVIASLVGTRSVIDPDDAALIRGFIVNRMRGDPSLFADGMAAIAARTGWAPLGLVPFLDAARRLPAEDAADLDAWKPERRGGQRCRIAVPLLPRIANFDDLDPLAAEPGVELVLLRPGMALPGDCDLVLLPGSKATIADLAALRAEEWDTDILAHRRRGGRVLGLCGGYQMLGRRIADPEGVEGPPGEVPGLGLLAVETVLAGDKRLARVSGQDAAGVPAEGYEMHIGRTTGPDTARPLLWLEGRAEGAVSPDGRVAGTYLHGLFGGDAQRAAWLARLGAPAAPRDHGAEVEAALDALADHLERHVRVEELLRLAA, encoded by the coding sequence ATGCTCCAGGGCACCGGCTCCTCCGTTGGCAAGTCGCTGCTGGTGGCCGGGCTGGCGCGGGCCTTCACGCGGCGGGGGCTGCGGGTGCGGCCGTTCAAGCCGCAGAACATGTCGAACAACGCGGCCGTCACCGAGGATGGCGGCGAGATCGGCCGGGCCCAGGCGTTGCAGGCGCGCGCGGCCGGGGTGGCGCCCAGCGTGCACATGAACCCCGTGCTGCTGAAGCCGCAGAGCGAGGTGGGCTCGCAGGTGGTGGTGCAGGGGCGGGTCTACGCGACCGCCCGCGCGCGCGAGTACCAGGCGCTGAAGCCCAGCCTGCTGCCGTTCGTGCTCGACAGCTACGCGCGGCTGCGGGCGGAGGCCGACCTCGTGCTGGTGGAGGGGGCGGGCAGCGCCTCGGAGATCAACCTGCGCGCCGGCGACATCGCCAATATGGGCTTCGCCCGTGCGACCGGGACGCCCGTGGTGCTGGTGGGCGACATCGACCGCGGCGGGGTGATCGCGAGCCTCGTGGGAACGCGGTCAGTCATCGATCCGGACGACGCCGCGCTGATCCGGGGCTTCATCGTCAACCGCATGCGCGGCGACCCGTCGCTGTTCGCGGACGGGATGGCCGCGATCGCGGCCCGCACGGGCTGGGCGCCGCTGGGGCTGGTGCCCTTCCTCGACGCGGCGCGGCGCCTGCCGGCCGAGGATGCCGCCGACCTCGATGCCTGGAAGCCCGAGCGGCGGGGAGGCCAGCGCTGCCGCATCGCCGTGCCGCTGCTGCCGCGCATCGCGAACTTCGACGACCTCGACCCGCTCGCCGCCGAGCCGGGGGTGGAACTGGTGCTGCTGCGCCCGGGGATGGCGCTGCCGGGGGATTGCGACCTCGTTCTGCTGCCGGGGTCGAAGGCCACCATCGCCGACCTCGCCGCGCTGCGGGCGGAGGAGTGGGACACGGACATCCTGGCGCATCGCCGGCGCGGCGGGCGGGTTCTGGGGCTCTGTGGCGGCTACCAGATGCTGGGCCGGCGCATCGCCGATCCGGAGGGCGTGGAGGGGCCGCCCGGGGAGGTCCCGGGCCTGGGCCTGCTGGCGGTGGAGACGGTGCTGGCCGGCGACAAGCGGTTGGCCCGGGTGTCGGGCCAGGACGCGGCGGGCGTGCCGGCCGAGGGCTACGAGATGCATATCGGCCGCACCACCGGGCCGGACACGGCGCGACCGCTGCTCTGGCTGGAGGGGCGGGCGGAGGGCGCGGTCTCGCCGGACGGCCGCGTGGCCGGGACCTATCTGCACGGGCTGTTCGGCGGCGATGCCCAGCGCGCCGCTTGGCTGGCGCGGCTGGGCGCGCCTGCCGCGCCGCGCGACCACGGGGCGGAGGTGGAGGCGGCGCTGGATGCGCTGGCCGACCACCTGGAGCGGCATGTGCGGGTGGAGGAGTTGCTCCGGCTGGCGGCCTGA
- the cobO gene encoding cob(I)yrinic acid a,c-diamide adenosyltransferase, whose product MSEDEAARHRAKMAARKAVQDAEVASKTVEKGLLLVHTGKGKGKSTAAFGLLLRMVGHGRPTAVVQFIKGAWDTGERRVLEGFGGLVEWHSLGEGFTWETQDKARDIAAARRAWEQALALLRRPGLALLVLDELNIALRYGYLPAEEVVAALRAREPALHVVVTGRNAPPELVEAADTVTEMVPVKHHFAAGVKTQAGIEF is encoded by the coding sequence ATGAGCGAGGACGAGGCCGCGCGCCACCGCGCGAAGATGGCGGCGCGCAAGGCGGTGCAGGATGCGGAGGTCGCGTCCAAGACCGTCGAGAAGGGACTGCTGCTGGTCCACACCGGCAAGGGCAAGGGCAAGTCCACGGCGGCCTTCGGCCTGTTGCTGCGCATGGTCGGGCATGGCCGGCCCACGGCGGTGGTGCAGTTCATCAAGGGCGCCTGGGACACGGGCGAGCGCCGTGTGCTGGAGGGCTTCGGCGGGCTGGTCGAGTGGCACAGCCTGGGCGAGGGCTTCACCTGGGAGACGCAGGACAAGGCGCGCGACATCGCCGCCGCCCGCCGCGCCTGGGAGCAGGCGCTGGCGCTGCTGCGCCGGCCGGGCCTCGCGCTGCTGGTGCTGGACGAGCTGAACATCGCCCTGCGCTACGGCTACCTGCCGGCCGAGGAGGTGGTCGCGGCGCTGCGCGCGCGCGAGCCGGCGCTGCACGTGGTCGTCACCGGCCGCAACGCGCCGCCGGAGCTGGTCGAGGCGGCGGATACCGTCACCGAGATGGTGCCGGTGAAGCACCACTTCGCCGCGGGGGTGAAGACCCAGGCGGGGATCGAGTTCTGA
- the cobU gene encoding bifunctional adenosylcobinamide kinase/adenosylcobinamide-phosphate guanylyltransferase, translating to MAAPLTLVLGGARSGKSRTAEALTTRHAAPWRYVATAQAFDDEMRARIAEHRARREPGWETVEAPLDLADALRDAGRRPVLVDCLTLWLTNLMLGERDIPAAVAALEAVLADRAAPTVLVANEVGLGIVPENVLARRFRDEAGRLNQRLAARAENVVFVAAGLPLALKGSA from the coding sequence ATGGCCGCCCCTCTCACCCTGGTCCTCGGCGGCGCGCGCTCGGGCAAGAGCCGCACGGCCGAGGCGCTGACGACCCGCCACGCGGCGCCCTGGCGCTACGTCGCGACCGCCCAGGCCTTCGACGACGAGATGCGCGCCCGCATCGCCGAGCACCGCGCCCGGCGCGAGCCGGGCTGGGAGACGGTGGAGGCGCCGCTGGACCTCGCCGATGCGCTCCGGGACGCGGGGCGGCGGCCGGTGCTGGTGGACTGCCTGACGCTGTGGCTGACCAACCTGATGCTGGGGGAGCGCGACATCCCCGCCGCTGTCGCGGCGCTGGAGGCCGTGCTGGCGGATCGCGCCGCCCCCACCGTGCTGGTGGCGAACGAGGTGGGGCTGGGCATCGTGCCGGAGAACGTGCTGGCCCGGCGCTTCCGCGACGAGGCGGGGCGGCTGAACCAGCGCCTCGCCGCGCGGGCGGAGAACGTGGTCTTCGTGGCGGCCGGGCTGCCCTTGGCCCTGAAGGGAAGCGCATGA
- a CDS encoding histidine phosphatase family protein — translation MRLLLVRHLPAEIAPGLCYGRLDLPPGPVEAAEALAGCLAAAWNGGPARVWTSPARRCATLAGTVAQRLRAVPEPDPRLLELDFGRWEGLSWDAIPRDGLDAWAADPAGFAPPGGESGAALLARVAAFVADRRREGASGVVVTHGGPLRLLPALLRGTAPDLLAPAPPPGAWQVVEAAG, via the coding sequence ATGCGCCTCCTGCTGGTCCGCCACCTGCCGGCCGAGATCGCGCCCGGCCTCTGCTACGGCAGGCTGGACCTGCCACCCGGCCCGGTGGAGGCGGCCGAGGCGCTGGCCGGCTGCCTCGCCGCTGCCTGGAACGGGGGTCCCGCCCGGGTCTGGACCAGCCCCGCCCGCCGCTGCGCCACGCTGGCCGGGACGGTCGCGCAGCGCCTGCGGGCCGTGCCGGAGCCGGACCCTCGCCTGCTGGAGCTGGATTTCGGCCGTTGGGAGGGCCTGTCCTGGGATGCGATCCCGCGCGACGGGCTCGATGCCTGGGCGGCGGACCCGGCCGGCTTCGCACCGCCGGGCGGCGAAAGCGGCGCCGCGCTGCTCGCCCGCGTCGCGGCCTTCGTCGCCGACCGCCGGCGGGAGGGCGCGAGCGGCGTCGTGGTGACGCATGGCGGGCCGCTGCGCCTGCTGCCGGCGCTGCTGCGCGGCACGGCGCCGGACCTGCTGGCCCCTGCCCCGCCGCCCGGCGCGTGGCAGGTGGTGGAGGCGGCGGGCTGA
- a CDS encoding exopolysaccharide biosynthesis protein yields MASPSTDGLARTPPDQTIPAPPSPPPPPGAADTGHDPAHGSRAPISRIVAEVAAACPGERITLGQMAEIFGDRAFGLLILLLCLPAMLPAMATVFGLPILLLGVQMGLGWRSPHLPGFMARQSIRRVDLLRLSHSGSRWLGKIERFVRPRPGPFNSPMADRVVGWLTVCTAILLILPGPGTNGPPAFGNIVMALGVVEQDNRVIGLGMLLTLLGVLVGTAMLVAMGWVGLQGASYVLGY; encoded by the coding sequence ATGGCCTCCCCCTCGACGGATGGCCTGGCCCGCACCCCGCCGGACCAGACGATCCCCGCCCCGCCGTCCCCCCCTCCCCCGCCCGGGGCCGCGGACACCGGGCACGACCCCGCGCACGGGTCGCGCGCCCCGATCAGCCGGATCGTGGCGGAGGTGGCGGCGGCCTGCCCGGGGGAGCGCATCACCCTCGGCCAGATGGCGGAGATCTTCGGCGACCGCGCCTTTGGCCTGCTGATCCTGCTGCTCTGCCTGCCGGCGATGCTGCCGGCCATGGCCACGGTCTTCGGCCTGCCGATCCTGCTGCTCGGGGTGCAGATGGGGCTGGGCTGGCGCAGCCCGCACCTGCCGGGCTTCATGGCGCGGCAGTCGATCCGGCGCGTGGACCTGCTGCGCCTGTCCCACAGCGGCTCGCGCTGGCTGGGCAAGATCGAGCGCTTCGTCCGCCCGCGCCCGGGCCCGTTCAACTCCCCGATGGCCGACCGGGTCGTGGGATGGCTGACGGTCTGCACCGCGATCCTGCTGATCCTTCCCGGCCCCGGCACCAACGGGCCGCCGGCCTTCGGCAACATCGTCATGGCGCTGGGCGTGGTGGAGCAGGACAACCGCGTCATCGGCCTGGGCATGCTGCTGACCCTGCTGGGCGTGCTGGTCGGCACCGCGATGCTGGTGGCGATGGGCTGGGTCGGGCTGCAGGGGGCCAGCTACGTGCTGGGCTATTGA
- a CDS encoding cob(I)yrinic acid a,c-diamide adenosyltransferase — protein sequence MVRLDVITTRGGDAGETSLGDGSRVRKDSLRIEAIGAVDEANACLGLVRLNAAGDEDAMLERLQNDLFDLGADLCVPGGGGEEGRSRLRIADSQVARLEAEVAAMNAELPPLTSFILPGGTPAAVHAHVARTVVRRAERLVVRLAAEEAVGPNAVRYLNRLSDHLFVLSRVLNGGGMLDVTWTPGATR from the coding sequence ATGGTCAGGCTGGATGTCATCACCACGCGCGGCGGCGACGCCGGCGAGACCTCGCTCGGCGACGGCAGCCGGGTGCGCAAGGACTCGCTGCGCATCGAGGCGATCGGCGCGGTGGACGAGGCCAATGCCTGCCTGGGGCTGGTGCGCCTGAACGCGGCGGGGGACGAGGACGCGATGCTGGAGCGGTTGCAGAACGACCTCTTCGACCTCGGTGCCGATCTCTGCGTCCCCGGTGGCGGCGGGGAGGAGGGGCGGTCGCGGCTGCGAATCGCCGACAGCCAGGTGGCGCGGCTGGAGGCGGAGGTGGCGGCCATGAATGCGGAGCTGCCGCCGCTGACCTCCTTCATCCTGCCGGGCGGCACCCCCGCGGCGGTGCACGCGCATGTGGCGCGGACGGTGGTGCGCCGGGCGGAGCGGCTGGTGGTCCGGCTGGCGGCGGAGGAAGCGGTCGGGCCGAACGCGGTGCGCTACCTCAACCGGCTGTCCGACCACCTCTTCGTGCTGTCGCGGGTGCTGAACGGGGGCGGGATGCTGGACGTCACCTGGACGCCCGGGGCCACGCGCTGA
- a CDS encoding energy transducer TonB, whose translation MLLHGGAMAVALWLAQRAPLRDVPVMAGIPLVWSGEGEGGTAPRPGAAPLPAPAAPPPADAPAPPSPMASLPPPPPPDTVDLPSPSSLAAPRPAAPDGAPLPAPLPALPAPPASEPVADAMPLPPPAPPRPPSERRAAQAADAAGVVDLALDAAMGGVRLGAGAGGPEGETRGPGAPRPGCAEAIGYPPDLRRDRVTGAVGLLLRLSDDGRVVAARVGESSGVPALDDWARQGVRRCRFAPALREGRPVWANHRYRVVFRME comes from the coding sequence GTGCTGCTGCATGGCGGCGCGATGGCGGTGGCGCTGTGGCTGGCGCAGCGCGCGCCACTGCGGGACGTCCCGGTGATGGCCGGCATCCCCCTGGTCTGGTCCGGGGAGGGGGAGGGTGGGACCGCGCCGCGGCCCGGTGCCGCGCCGCTGCCCGCGCCGGCCGCCCCGCCGCCGGCGGATGCGCCGGCCCCGCCATCCCCGATGGCGAGCCTTCCCCCGCCTCCGCCCCCGGACACGGTCGATCTGCCGTCGCCATCATCCCTGGCCGCGCCGCGGCCCGCTGCTCCCGACGGCGCCCCGCTGCCCGCCCCATTGCCCGCCCTGCCGGCGCCGCCCGCGAGCGAGCCCGTGGCGGATGCGATGCCGCTGCCGCCGCCCGCCCCGCCGCGGCCGCCCTCCGAGCGGCGCGCGGCGCAGGCGGCCGATGCGGCGGGGGTCGTCGACCTCGCGCTGGACGCGGCGATGGGCGGCGTGCGGCTCGGTGCCGGCGCCGGCGGGCCGGAGGGGGAGACACGTGGCCCCGGGGCACCCCGCCCGGGCTGCGCCGAGGCGATCGGCTATCCGCCGGACCTGCGCCGCGACCGCGTCACGGGCGCGGTCGGGTTGCTGTTGCGCCTGTCCGATGACGGGCGCGTGGTGGCGGCGCGGGTGGGCGAATCCAGCGGCGTCCCCGCGCTCGACGACTGGGCCAGGCAAGGCGTGCGGCGCTGCCGCTTCGCCCCGGCCCTGCGCGAGGGGAGGCCGGTCTGGGCCAACCACCGTTACCGCGTCGTCTTCCGGATGGAGTGA
- a CDS encoding cation diffusion facilitator family transporter produces MSPSERTAWTSLAVGFSVLAMKGAAWWITGSTAFFAEMLETVVNVAAASAALAAVRYSSMPADDNHPYGHAKAEYFSAVLEGALIVTAATLILREVWSAWQNPSAPDRPLIGLALSAAAAAVNAVWATILRRRGKRYGSPALVADSHYLMADVVTSVGVVIGVGLVTVTGLLWLDPLMAAVTATMILFSGWRLLRESVGGLMDEAAPPDLQSKIRDAVSQHAVGALEAHDLRTRRAGRYTFIDFHLVVPAAMTVEEAHVICDRVEAALREALGQAVISIHVEPEGKAKHSGVVVL; encoded by the coding sequence ATGTCGCCTTCCGAACGCACCGCCTGGACCAGCCTGGCCGTCGGCTTCTCCGTCCTCGCGATGAAGGGGGCTGCCTGGTGGATCACCGGCAGCACCGCCTTCTTCGCGGAGATGCTGGAGACGGTCGTCAACGTCGCCGCCGCCTCGGCGGCGCTGGCGGCCGTGCGCTACTCCTCCATGCCGGCCGACGACAACCACCCCTACGGCCACGCCAAGGCGGAGTACTTCTCCGCCGTGCTGGAAGGGGCGCTGATCGTGACGGCGGCCACGCTGATCCTGCGCGAGGTCTGGTCGGCCTGGCAGAATCCGTCGGCGCCCGACCGGCCGCTGATCGGCCTGGCGCTCTCCGCGGCGGCCGCGGCGGTGAACGCCGTCTGGGCGACCATCCTGCGCCGGCGCGGCAAGCGCTACGGCTCGCCCGCCCTGGTGGCGGATTCCCACTACCTGATGGCGGATGTGGTGACCTCGGTCGGCGTGGTGATCGGCGTGGGCCTCGTCACGGTGACCGGGCTGCTCTGGCTCGATCCGCTGATGGCCGCGGTCACCGCGACGATGATCCTGTTCTCCGGCTGGCGCCTGCTGCGGGAAAGCGTCGGCGGGCTGATGGACGAGGCCGCGCCGCCCGACCTGCAATCCAAGATCCGCGACGCGGTGTCGCAGCACGCGGTCGGCGCGCTGGAGGCGCACGACCTGCGCACGCGGCGCGCCGGCCGCTACACCTTCATCGACTTCCACCTCGTCGTCCCCGCCGCGATGACGGTGGAGGAGGCGCACGTCATCTGCGACCGGGTCGAGGCCGCGCTGCGCGAGGCGCTGGGCCAGGCGGTGATCAGCATCCATGTCGAGCCGGAAGGGAAGGCGAAGCACAGCGGGGTGGTGGTGCTGTGA
- the metH gene encoding methionine synthase, which translates to MSRPHLLDALRDRVLLCDGGMGSRVQALTLDVEKDYWGKENCTEVLNLSRPEMVREIHRGYYEAGSDMVLTNSFGGSPITLEEFQLGDRAHEINKLSVELAREAAESFADGRHRWVVGDIGPGTKLPSLGHIDYDTLEAALLVQCRGLIAGGADALLTETNQDTLFIKAAVNAAKAAKREAGSDIPVFVQVTVETTGTLLVGPDIAAAATVIDALDVPLVGLNCATGPQEMAEHVRYLAGAWRGLVSVQPNAGLPELVDGKTHYPLGAAEMASWMERFVTEDGVNLIGGCCGTSTPHIAALDAMLRRLGGAGHRPAPVARKAVWVPGVASLYAATPLRQENAYFSIGERCNANGSKAWRERQAAHDWDGCVAMGREQVAEGSNSLDVCTAFVGRDEMAEMNEVIRRFTGSVNAPLVIDSTETPVIEAALKLHGGKPIINSINFEDGEGHATDRMKLAKKFGTAVIALTIDEVGMAKTAEDKLRIATRLVEFACDRHGLPQSDLMIDPLTFTIATGNEDDRKLGLWTLEGIRMIRERFPDIQIILGLSNISFGLNPAARHVLNSVFLDHAVKAGMTGAIVHVSKIKPLHLIPAEEVKVAEDLIYDRRSEGYDPLQKLLELFAGRKAAEVGARKKAETVEERLKERIVDGDRKGLDEDLAAAMAAGHAPLAIINELLLDGMKTVGELFGAGKMQLPFVLQSAETMKSAVAWLEPHMERIAGQEKGTIVLATVKGDVHDIGKNLVDIILTNNGYKVVNLGIKVPLNDMVTAAKEHRAHAIGMSGLLVKSTVVMRENLEEMARQGVDVPVLLGGAALTRNYVEEDCVRAYANGGGVGRVAYARDAFDGLHLMDRVMGNGFDDYLAALQAKRVGKSRNERRTLGTADPRGFAPVDVNEAKARRERMTAEEAVPTPPFWGPRVIEAPPKAIIPFINERSLYQFQWGFRKQGRSLDDFLGWAKQELRPVLKRMLALTEAEDILKPQAIYGYWKCAGQGNDLVLFEPDGETEVWRVTLPRQPKQDGDCIADFVRDIGDGPAARDVIGLQVVTVGQKASDVARAWFDDNRYQDYLYLHGLSVEMAEAMAEYVHKRIRAEWGYAAQDDRDMDRMLQQGYRGGRYSFGYPACPRLEDQEGLLRLLDAGRIGVSISDEWQLHPEQSTSAIVLHHPRAKYFSV; encoded by the coding sequence ATGTCCCGACCCCATCTGCTCGACGCCCTGCGCGACCGCGTGCTGCTCTGCGACGGCGGCATGGGCTCGCGTGTGCAGGCGCTGACCCTCGACGTCGAGAAGGACTACTGGGGCAAGGAGAACTGCACGGAGGTGCTGAACCTCTCCCGCCCCGAGATGGTCCGCGAGATCCACCGCGGCTACTACGAGGCGGGGTCGGACATGGTGCTGACCAACAGCTTCGGCGGCTCGCCCATCACGCTGGAGGAGTTCCAGCTCGGCGACCGCGCCCACGAGATCAACAAGCTCTCCGTCGAGCTGGCGCGCGAGGCGGCGGAGAGCTTCGCCGACGGGCGCCATCGCTGGGTGGTCGGCGACATCGGCCCGGGCACCAAGCTGCCCAGCCTGGGCCACATCGACTACGACACGCTGGAGGCGGCGCTGCTGGTGCAGTGCCGCGGGCTGATCGCGGGCGGGGCGGATGCGCTGCTGACCGAGACCAACCAGGACACGCTGTTCATCAAGGCCGCCGTCAACGCCGCCAAGGCCGCCAAGCGGGAGGCGGGGAGCGACATCCCCGTCTTCGTGCAGGTGACGGTGGAGACCACGGGCACGCTGCTGGTCGGCCCCGACATCGCCGCCGCCGCGACGGTGATCGACGCGCTGGACGTGCCGCTTGTCGGGCTGAACTGCGCGACGGGCCCGCAGGAGATGGCGGAGCACGTGCGCTACCTGGCCGGCGCCTGGCGCGGCCTCGTCTCCGTGCAGCCCAATGCCGGCCTGCCGGAGCTGGTGGACGGGAAGACGCACTACCCGCTGGGTGCCGCCGAGATGGCGAGCTGGATGGAACGCTTCGTCACCGAGGACGGGGTGAACCTGATCGGCGGCTGCTGCGGCACCTCCACGCCGCACATCGCCGCGCTGGATGCGATGCTGCGCCGGCTGGGCGGGGCGGGGCACCGTCCGGCGCCGGTCGCGCGCAAGGCGGTCTGGGTGCCGGGCGTCGCCAGCCTCTACGCCGCGACTCCGCTACGGCAGGAGAACGCCTACTTCTCCATCGGCGAGCGCTGCAACGCCAACGGTTCCAAGGCGTGGCGCGAGCGGCAAGCGGCGCATGACTGGGACGGCTGCGTCGCCATGGGGCGCGAGCAGGTGGCGGAAGGGTCGAACAGCCTCGATGTCTGCACCGCCTTCGTCGGCCGCGACGAGATGGCGGAGATGAACGAGGTGATCCGCCGCTTCACCGGCAGCGTGAACGCGCCGCTGGTGATCGATTCCACCGAGACCCCGGTGATCGAGGCGGCGCTGAAGCTGCACGGCGGCAAGCCCATCATCAACTCGATCAACTTCGAGGATGGCGAGGGCCATGCGACGGACCGCATGAAGCTCGCGAAGAAGTTCGGCACGGCCGTCATCGCGCTGACCATCGACGAGGTCGGCATGGCCAAGACGGCCGAGGACAAGCTGCGCATCGCGACCCGGCTGGTGGAGTTCGCCTGCGACCGGCACGGCCTGCCGCAGTCGGACCTGATGATCGACCCGCTGACCTTCACCATCGCGACGGGCAACGAGGACGACCGCAAGCTGGGCCTGTGGACGCTGGAGGGCATCCGCATGATCCGGGAGCGCTTCCCGGACATCCAGATCATCCTCGGCCTGTCCAACATCTCCTTCGGGCTGAATCCGGCGGCGCGGCACGTGCTGAACAGCGTCTTCCTCGACCATGCCGTCAAGGCGGGGATGACGGGCGCGATCGTCCACGTGTCGAAGATCAAGCCGCTGCACCTGATCCCGGCCGAGGAGGTGAAGGTCGCGGAAGACCTGATCTACGACCGCCGCAGCGAGGGCTACGACCCGCTCCAGAAGTTGCTGGAGCTGTTCGCGGGCCGCAAGGCGGCCGAGGTTGGCGCACGCAAGAAGGCCGAGACGGTCGAGGAGCGGCTGAAGGAGCGCATCGTCGACGGCGACCGCAAGGGGCTGGACGAGGACCTGGCCGCCGCCATGGCCGCCGGCCACGCGCCGCTCGCCATCATCAACGAGCTGCTGCTGGACGGCATGAAGACGGTGGGCGAGCTGTTCGGCGCCGGCAAGATGCAGCTCCCCTTCGTGCTGCAATCGGCCGAGACGATGAAGAGCGCCGTCGCCTGGCTGGAGCCGCACATGGAGCGGATCGCGGGGCAGGAGAAGGGCACCATCGTCCTCGCCACCGTGAAGGGCGACGTGCACGACATCGGCAAGAACCTCGTCGACATCATCCTCACCAACAACGGCTACAAGGTCGTCAACCTCGGCATCAAGGTGCCGCTCAACGACATGGTCACGGCGGCGAAGGAGCACCGCGCGCACGCCATCGGCATGTCCGGCCTGCTGGTGAAGTCCACCGTGGTGATGCGCGAGAACCTGGAGGAGATGGCGCGCCAGGGCGTGGACGTGCCCGTGCTGCTGGGCGGCGCCGCGCTGACGCGCAACTACGTCGAGGAGGATTGCGTCCGCGCCTACGCCAATGGCGGCGGGGTCGGGCGCGTCGCCTATGCGCGCGACGCCTTCGACGGGCTGCACCTGATGGACCGGGTGATGGGCAACGGCTTCGACGACTACCTCGCGGCCCTCCAGGCCAAGCGCGTCGGCAAGTCGCGCAACGAGCGCCGGACGCTCGGCACCGCCGACCCGCGCGGCTTCGCCCCCGTGGACGTGAACGAGGCGAAGGCGCGGCGGGAGCGGATGACGGCGGAGGAGGCGGTGCCCACGCCGCCCTTCTGGGGGCCGCGCGTGATCGAGGCGCCGCCCAAGGCGATCATCCCCTTCATCAACGAGCGCTCGCTCTACCAGTTCCAGTGGGGCTTCCGGAAGCAGGGCCGCTCGCTGGACGACTTCCTCGGCTGGGCCAAGCAGGAGCTGCGCCCGGTGCTCAAGCGCATGCTGGCGCTGACCGAGGCGGAGGACATCCTGAAGCCGCAGGCGATCTACGGCTACTGGAAGTGCGCCGGCCAGGGCAACGACCTCGTCCTGTTCGAGCCGGATGGCGAGACGGAGGTGTGGCGCGTCACCCTGCCGCGCCAGCCGAAGCAGGACGGCGACTGCATCGCCGACTTCGTGCGCGACATCGGCGATGGGCCTGCCGCGCGCGACGTGATCGGGTTGCAGGTCGTCACCGTCGGGCAGAAGGCGTCGGACGTGGCGCGCGCCTGGTTCGACGACAACCGCTACCAGGACTACCTCTATTTGCACGGGCTGTCGGTGGAGATGGCCGAGGCCATGGCGGAATACGTCCACAAGCGCATCCGCGCCGAATGGGGCTATGCCGCGCAGGACGACCGCGACATGGACCGCATGCTGCAACAGGGCTACCGCGGCGGCCGCTACTCCTTCGGCTACCCCGCCTGCCCGCGGCTGGAGGACCAGGAGGGGCTGCTGCGCCTGCTCGATGCCGGGCGGATCGGCGTCAGCATCAGCGACGAGTGGCAGCTGCACCCGGAGCAGTCGACCTCGGCGATCGTGCTGCACCACCCGCGCGCCAAGTACTTCTCCGTCTGA
- a CDS encoding ArsR/SmtB family transcription factor: MEALLSQLRAAAEPTRLRLLALCARGAWCVSDLCAVLGQSQPRLSRHLRLLTEAGLLERTPEGSNAYFQIPAGAGLVRALLARLPEEDAQLAADRRAAARLAAERAREASEAFRSQGADWDEMRALDLPAARIEAAVLEALPPRIGRLLDIGAGTGRMLELVAERAESALGVDASRAMLTLARARLAERGLAGRCAVRQADMYRLPLPDAGFDAVTLQMVLHYAEDPAAVLAEAARVLAPGGVLLLVDLGPHDRAALLERHAHRWPGFDDAQVAGWLGAAGCTLAPPLPIAGPLEVRLWPARRVPQAALAA; this comes from the coding sequence GTGGAAGCCCTCCTGTCGCAACTTCGCGCCGCCGCCGAACCGACCCGCCTGCGGCTGCTGGCGCTCTGCGCCCGCGGTGCGTGGTGCGTCAGCGACCTCTGCGCCGTGCTCGGCCAGTCCCAGCCGCGCCTGTCCCGTCACCTGCGCCTGCTGACCGAAGCCGGGCTGCTGGAGCGGACGCCGGAAGGCTCCAATGCGTATTTCCAGATCCCCGCCGGCGCCGGGCTGGTCCGGGCGTTGCTCGCCCGCCTGCCGGAGGAGGACGCCCAGCTGGCGGCCGACCGCCGCGCCGCCGCCCGGCTGGCCGCCGAACGGGCGCGCGAGGCCTCGGAGGCCTTCCGCAGCCAGGGCGCCGACTGGGACGAGATGCGCGCCCTGGACCTGCCCGCCGCCCGTATCGAGGCCGCCGTGCTGGAGGCGCTGCCGCCGCGCATCGGCCGGCTGCTGGACATCGGGGCCGGCACGGGGCGCATGCTGGAGCTGGTGGCGGAGCGGGCGGAGAGCGCGCTGGGCGTCGATGCCTCCCGCGCCATGCTCACCCTGGCCCGTGCCCGGCTGGCGGAGCGGGGCCTCGCCGGCCGTTGCGCCGTGCGCCAGGCGGACATGTACCGCCTGCCGCTGCCGGATGCCGGCTTCGACGCGGTGACCTTGCAGATGGTGCTGCACTACGCCGAGGACCCGGCGGCGGTGCTGGCCGAAGCGGCGCGGGTGCTGGCGCCGGGCGGGGTCCTGCTGCTGGTCGATCTTGGCCCGCATGACCGCGCCGCGCTGCTGGAGCGCCACGCGCATCGCTGGCCCGGCTTCGACGACGCCCAGGTGGCCGGCTGGCTCGGCGCCGCCGGCTGCACCCTTGCCCCGCCCCTTCCGATCGCGGGCCCGCTGGAGGTGCGGCTGTGGCCCGCCCGGCGCGTGCCCCAAGCGGCCCTCGCGGCCTGA